In one window of Frigoriglobus tundricola DNA:
- a CDS encoding COG1361 family protein, whose translation MSARLAALVLSAVALPAAGCTYNPAAFPFIVPPGPIQQTHAKPRGFGYFRDYDPKATRIEVKPNGQANAPLGSQIVLVASVLDKEGRPRRDRRVEWMIEGPGNIIEADESGLYAGRGYKVDNKYAVTYTSYIPKKMTRGNDDPKDDVAIEPGQTFVVISSAIPGETVVTAYAPEVYNWDNGRVVTKVVWGDGRFSFPAPTTVRIGGETTLTTTVTPSATEPQSAFRVRYRVIDGPAAVLVSKSAAGTGTSLAGSGATETEAATDENGAAAVRLVESDPKPGRTRIAVEVLKAPDTGTGPGTVVGRRDVTVEWAKAELKLRVNAPQAASPNGPFPVTVALDNTTGVESKDARVRVTLSDGAVLGSSEPPPIKQDEKGALIFDLPPVSGKGKQAVTLQVQPKKLGSVTIMAEAVTGDGMQANTSAVTRIEQGKLQLHLEAPSVGLAGERIPVRIAVTNGSTTPAENVTVWAAFDAGLTSASGANPVEIAGGTIAPGHTQTFDLPLAAKATGRYGVRASATGDGNLSAKADPIAVDVRRAELAVALNGPKIAYIGQGADWTLTVANRGEATLSNVAARVTVPAELNVTTADGGSISAGLVEWKLGDLRAGEQKSFKFSGETSKFAAQAVVSAAVSGDVVNNGANVGAPVEGKAETALAVIGTPALALELATPPGLVEVGKRVSYQIRVKNQGTVSAQKIDVTAFAPPELKAVRGSGGTADARIDGTGRITFPTVDELQPGQTLTLTVEVDTAQAGDARFKVEVAAAHIKNTLKEEQSTRITGK comes from the coding sequence CCCCGGTCCGATCCAGCAGACGCACGCCAAGCCCCGCGGTTTCGGCTACTTCCGCGACTACGACCCCAAAGCGACCCGCATCGAAGTGAAGCCCAACGGGCAGGCCAACGCGCCCCTCGGCTCACAGATCGTCCTCGTCGCCAGCGTTCTCGACAAGGAAGGCCGGCCGCGCCGCGACCGCCGCGTCGAGTGGATGATCGAGGGGCCGGGGAACATCATCGAGGCCGACGAGTCCGGCCTCTACGCCGGCCGCGGGTACAAGGTCGATAACAAGTACGCCGTTACCTACACGTCGTACATCCCGAAGAAGATGACCCGCGGCAACGACGACCCGAAGGACGATGTCGCCATCGAGCCCGGTCAGACGTTCGTCGTCATCAGCTCCGCGATTCCCGGCGAAACGGTCGTCACGGCCTACGCCCCCGAGGTCTACAACTGGGACAACGGCCGCGTCGTCACGAAAGTCGTGTGGGGCGACGGCCGGTTCTCGTTCCCCGCCCCGACCACCGTCCGCATCGGCGGCGAGACGACGCTCACCACCACCGTGACCCCGTCCGCCACCGAACCGCAGAGCGCGTTCCGGGTCCGGTACCGCGTCATCGACGGCCCGGCCGCGGTGCTGGTGTCGAAGAGCGCCGCCGGCACGGGAACGAGCCTCGCCGGCAGCGGCGCCACCGAGACCGAAGCGGCCACGGACGAGAACGGCGCGGCGGCCGTGCGGCTCGTCGAGAGCGACCCGAAACCGGGTCGCACGCGGATCGCGGTCGAGGTACTGAAGGCGCCCGACACCGGCACCGGACCGGGCACGGTCGTCGGTCGGCGCGACGTGACGGTGGAATGGGCGAAGGCCGAACTCAAACTGAGAGTCAACGCGCCGCAGGCGGCGAGCCCCAATGGTCCCTTCCCCGTTACAGTGGCGCTGGACAACACGACCGGCGTGGAGAGCAAGGACGCGCGGGTCCGGGTCACGCTCTCGGACGGCGCGGTACTGGGCAGCAGCGAACCGCCGCCGATCAAGCAGGACGAAAAGGGCGCACTGATTTTCGACCTCCCGCCGGTGAGCGGGAAGGGCAAACAGGCGGTGACGCTCCAGGTGCAGCCGAAGAAGCTCGGGAGCGTGACCATTATGGCCGAAGCCGTGACCGGCGACGGGATGCAGGCGAACACCAGCGCCGTCACCCGTATCGAACAGGGCAAACTGCAACTGCACCTCGAAGCGCCGTCGGTCGGGCTCGCGGGCGAACGCATCCCGGTGCGGATTGCGGTCACCAACGGCAGCACGACACCGGCCGAGAACGTGACGGTGTGGGCGGCCTTCGACGCCGGGCTCACTTCTGCGTCCGGCGCCAACCCGGTCGAAATCGCGGGCGGCACCATTGCCCCCGGGCACACACAAACCTTCGATCTCCCGCTCGCGGCCAAGGCGACCGGCCGCTACGGAGTGCGCGCCTCCGCGACCGGCGACGGCAATTTGAGCGCGAAGGCCGATCCGATCGCGGTGGACGTCCGCCGGGCCGAACTCGCGGTCGCTCTGAACGGGCCGAAAATCGCGTACATCGGCCAGGGCGCGGACTGGACGCTCACGGTCGCCAACCGCGGCGAAGCCACGCTGTCCAATGTCGCCGCTCGCGTTACGGTTCCGGCCGAACTGAACGTCACCACTGCGGACGGCGGTTCGATCAGCGCCGGGTTGGTGGAGTGGAAGCTCGGGGACCTGAGAGCGGGCGAGCAGAAATCGTTCAAATTCTCGGGTGAGACGAGCAAGTTTGCGGCGCAAGCGGTCGTTTCGGCGGCCGTCAGCGGCGACGTGGTGAACAACGGCGCGAACGTCGGTGCGCCGGTCGAGGGCAAGGCCGAAACCGCACTCGCGGTGATCGGCACTCCCGCGCTCGCGCTCGAACTCGCTACCCCACCGGGGCTCGTGGAAGTCGGCAAGCGCGTCAGCTACCAGATCCGGGTGAAGAACCAGGGGACGGTGTCGGCACAGAAGATCGATGTCACGGCCTTCGCCCCGCCCGAACTCAAGGCCGTCCGCGGGAGCGGCGGTACGGCCGACGCCCGTATCGATGGAACCGGCCGCATCACGTTCCCGACGGTCGATGAGCTTCAACCGGGGCAAACGCTCACGCTCACGGTCGAGGTGGACACGGCGCAGGCTGGCGACGCACGGTTCAAGGTGGAAGTCGCGGCCGCGCACATCAAGAACACACTGAAAGAGGAGCAATCGACACGCATCACGGGGAAGTAA
- a CDS encoding M48 family metallopeptidase: MPILLVFALVAACLPIDWPVPPFAPERETAAALTGGSVALVLALAFGLRTWVVVTLRRDPDRRIEVAQAYGRCRRLLFFVNIGAVAACVLSFGWGWLVRSQLQVQWNGESQLAPFAEFAVPLPYFVVLVGCWVIYYDAERALYHALHVGRRVFWPRHAYLLHNARQFLLMVLLPVGLVVTQQTLTRFAPETTRTDLYRAASLAVVPAMLLFMPLLLKPLLGLQTMPPGATRAHLEALAQRLNFRCTDFLLWPTHGAAVNALIAGLMPRVRYVVFTDRILEDLPQDELDAVLGHEIGHAKHGHLWFYAAFLALSLSVLAALGLLVDQQLRASDALKRPEYEAWLKENETWLALPPVVLVACYLFVVFGALSRRCERQADVFGCKSVSCGNPTCTGHDAATVFPPGGNALCPTGIRTFARALERVGEVPPPAAPEPWTLRRVVREARVWARHWLHGPVPHRVAFLLSLIERPAAEPRFQRRVFTFKCGLMLILTLALVALGETVGWRDLLDVM; this comes from the coding sequence ATGCCGATACTTCTGGTGTTCGCGCTCGTTGCCGCGTGCCTGCCGATCGACTGGCCCGTGCCGCCGTTTGCGCCGGAGCGTGAAACCGCCGCGGCGCTCACCGGCGGGAGCGTTGCGCTCGTTCTGGCCCTGGCGTTCGGCCTCCGCACGTGGGTCGTCGTCACGCTCCGGCGCGACCCCGACCGCCGGATCGAGGTCGCGCAGGCGTACGGCCGGTGCCGGCGCCTGCTGTTTTTCGTGAACATCGGCGCGGTGGCGGCGTGCGTCCTGAGTTTCGGCTGGGGCTGGCTGGTCAGGTCTCAACTCCAGGTCCAGTGGAACGGCGAGAGCCAGCTCGCCCCGTTCGCCGAGTTCGCCGTTCCGCTCCCGTATTTCGTCGTGCTGGTCGGCTGCTGGGTCATTTACTACGACGCCGAACGGGCGCTCTATCACGCCCTGCACGTCGGCCGGCGGGTGTTCTGGCCGCGGCACGCGTACCTGCTCCACAACGCGCGACAGTTCCTCCTGATGGTGCTCCTGCCGGTGGGGCTCGTCGTCACGCAGCAGACGCTCACCCGGTTCGCGCCGGAAACGACGCGGACCGACCTCTACCGGGCCGCGTCGCTGGCGGTCGTGCCGGCCATGTTGCTGTTCATGCCGCTGCTCTTGAAGCCGCTGCTGGGGCTCCAGACGATGCCGCCCGGGGCGACCCGCGCCCACCTGGAGGCGCTGGCCCAGCGCCTCAACTTCCGCTGTACCGATTTCCTCCTGTGGCCCACGCACGGGGCCGCGGTGAACGCGCTGATCGCGGGCCTGATGCCCCGGGTGCGGTACGTCGTGTTCACCGACCGCATCCTCGAAGACCTGCCGCAGGACGAGTTGGACGCCGTGCTGGGCCACGAAATCGGCCACGCGAAGCACGGCCACCTCTGGTTCTACGCGGCGTTCCTGGCCCTCAGCCTGTCGGTCCTCGCGGCCCTGGGGCTCCTGGTCGATCAACAGCTCCGGGCGTCCGACGCCCTCAAGCGGCCCGAGTACGAGGCGTGGCTCAAGGAGAACGAGACGTGGCTGGCGCTGCCGCCGGTGGTGCTGGTGGCGTGCTACCTGTTCGTGGTGTTCGGGGCGCTGTCGCGGCGGTGCGAGCGGCAAGCGGACGTGTTCGGGTGCAAGTCGGTGTCGTGCGGCAACCCGACCTGCACCGGGCACGACGCCGCCACGGTTTTTCCCCCGGGCGGTAACGCCCTGTGCCCGACCGGCATCCGAACCTTTGCCCGGGCCCTGGAACGGGTCGGCGAGGTGCCCCCGCCGGCGGCGCCGGAACCGTGGACGCTCCGCCGCGTGGTCCGCGAGGCGCGCGTGTGGGCGCGGCACTGGCTCCACGGCCCCGTCCCGCACCGGGTCGCGTTCCTGCTGAGCCTGATCGAGCGACCGGCGGCCGAACCGCGGTTCCAGCGGCGGGTGTTCACGTTCAAGTGCGGGCTGATGTTAATCCTGACCCTGGCGCTCGTCGCGTTGGGTGAGACCGTTGGTTGGAGAGACCTGCTCGACGTGATGTGA
- a CDS encoding thioredoxin-like domain-containing protein, which yields MSEAPLPADAPAAHTSAPPVPPKARFRWPLAIVLALGCGTALVACSAVWDRTRPAAEPGAQAKGTPAPERPGKTEPVAFRQADDKKDEKEKKKTPAPELDGGIAWLNTAGPLSLKKDLKGKVVILDFWTLCCINCIHIMPDLAKLEKKYPNELVVIGVHSAKFENEKVTASIRKAVLRYQIEHPVVNDANHAIWDKYEIEAWPTMVVIDPEGNLVGGISGEGNYELLDVVVGKLVEEHKKKKTLDEKPIRFDLAKYRESGDTPLFFPGKVVADEKGGRLFIADSTHHRIVVTDLQGNRIAVAGTGTPGKTDGAFDKAQFDDPQGLAVRGDTLFVADRKNHLIREIDLKARTVATVAGTGEQDHEADSRRLTTPVPAKEIGLNSPWDVLLDGNALYIAMAGHHQIWRLDLQAKKIEPYAGNGRETLTDGLLRGSSFAQPSALTTDGKDLFVADSETSSLRQLPLTATPEARVKTLVGRDLFAFGDVDGPGQVANDPLGTKREARLQHALGVVHVDGKLYVADTYNSKIKVFDLKTGELATLVSGRPFGPFGPSVLNEPGGISYANGKLYVADTNAHRIRVIDRATLAVTTLTLKGVEPPVVPKDAKAERKPK from the coding sequence ATGAGCGAAGCCCCGCTGCCGGCGGACGCTCCCGCCGCGCACACATCCGCCCCGCCGGTTCCGCCGAAGGCCCGCTTCCGCTGGCCGCTCGCGATCGTTCTGGCGCTCGGCTGCGGTACGGCGCTCGTCGCCTGTTCCGCCGTTTGGGACCGCACGCGCCCGGCGGCCGAGCCCGGGGCGCAAGCCAAAGGGACGCCGGCGCCCGAGCGACCGGGAAAAACCGAGCCGGTCGCGTTCCGCCAAGCCGATGACAAGAAGGACGAGAAAGAGAAGAAGAAGACCCCCGCGCCCGAGCTGGACGGCGGGATCGCGTGGCTCAACACCGCCGGCCCGCTGTCGCTCAAGAAGGACCTCAAGGGCAAGGTCGTCATCCTCGACTTCTGGACGCTGTGCTGTATCAACTGCATCCACATCATGCCGGACCTGGCTAAACTGGAAAAGAAGTACCCGAACGAACTCGTGGTGATCGGCGTCCACTCGGCCAAGTTCGAGAACGAGAAGGTGACGGCCAGCATCCGGAAGGCCGTCCTGCGCTACCAGATCGAACACCCGGTCGTGAACGACGCGAACCACGCCATCTGGGACAAATACGAGATCGAAGCGTGGCCCACGATGGTGGTCATCGACCCCGAGGGCAACCTCGTCGGGGGCATTTCCGGGGAGGGGAACTACGAGCTGCTCGACGTGGTCGTCGGCAAGCTGGTGGAGGAGCACAAGAAGAAGAAGACGCTGGACGAGAAGCCGATCCGGTTCGACCTCGCGAAGTACCGCGAGAGCGGCGACACGCCGCTGTTCTTCCCCGGTAAGGTGGTCGCGGACGAAAAGGGCGGGCGCCTGTTCATCGCCGACAGCACGCACCACCGGATCGTGGTGACGGACCTCCAGGGCAACCGGATCGCCGTCGCCGGCACCGGCACGCCCGGCAAGACCGACGGCGCGTTCGACAAGGCCCAGTTCGACGACCCGCAGGGGCTGGCCGTTCGCGGCGACACGCTGTTCGTGGCCGACCGCAAGAACCACCTGATCCGCGAGATCGACCTGAAGGCGCGGACGGTCGCGACGGTCGCCGGCACCGGCGAACAGGACCACGAGGCGGACAGCCGGCGGCTCACGACCCCCGTGCCCGCCAAGGAGATCGGCCTCAACAGCCCGTGGGACGTCCTCCTCGACGGGAACGCGTTGTACATCGCGATGGCCGGGCACCACCAGATCTGGCGGCTCGACCTCCAGGCGAAGAAGATCGAGCCCTATGCGGGCAACGGCCGCGAGACGCTCACCGACGGCCTGTTGCGCGGCTCGTCGTTCGCGCAGCCGAGCGCGCTGACGACCGACGGCAAGGACCTGTTCGTCGCGGACAGCGAGACCAGCTCGTTGCGGCAGTTGCCGCTTACGGCGACCCCCGAAGCCCGGGTGAAGACCCTTGTGGGACGCGACCTGTTCGCCTTCGGCGACGTGGACGGTCCGGGACAGGTGGCCAACGACCCGCTCGGGACGAAGCGCGAGGCCCGCCTGCAGCACGCCCTGGGCGTCGTTCACGTGGACGGTAAGCTGTACGTTGCCGACACTTACAACAGCAAGATCAAGGTCTTCGACCTGAAGACCGGGGAACTCGCGACGCTGGTGAGCGGTCGCCCGTTCGGCCCGTTCGGCCCGTCGGTCCTCAACGAGCCGGGCGGCATCAGTTACGCGAACGGCAAGCTGTACGTCGCGGACACCAACGCCCACCGCATTCGGGTGATCGACCGCGCGACCCTGGCCGTGACCACGCTGACCCTTAAGGGCGTCGAACCGCCGGTGGTGCCGAAGGACGCGAAGGCGGAGCGGAAGCCAAAGTAG
- a CDS encoding protein-disulfide reductase DsbD family protein has translation MMSRSALVLVAFALCGLSAPVSAQPLGDPFPKDGFAPPAGKLPAKFAKLADVSVSVTPAKVKAGETVTVRLTVAPKAGGYTYPAAPEDAKQTSRNEIELPAPGDLIFIDPVTDPALKWETKPRDADAPNGPKDQYTHQAVTWAFKAVVSPKAKSGAKSIPLDGVRLQVCDAKNCYIVGGEKLPPVEFRVEEGTSDKVNPDDLKRAQAIVNGPPPANAGPGQVEPPPASGSPVKTESRKTAKSTEAYADELKTLGTAIVPADEAGTKQTGLWGFIATAALWGLISLVTPCVFPMIPITVSIFLKQAHGSLRERLKLAGVYSLTIISVLGVSAFALLKFMAVLSTDPVTNILLGVLFLVLALSLFGMFELGLPNVLQKRLQAKQSQGGVVGTIFGALAFTVISFTCVAPFLGGFAGISAGSDGSGGDIVLPTAREIAGGLAFATAFAAPFFVLALVPGLMKALPRSGGWLDNVKVVMGFLELAAALKFLRTAELRLLPATQYFTYDLVLSGWVAISGACGLYLLNVFRLPHDEERPNIGVPRLLFALLFIGLALYLAPALLKGADGKGQRPAGAVYAWVEAFLLPEDAPVLGAKQEDVWRTDLKDALDAARKSGRPVFLDFTGVTCTNCKINERDVFPQSAIREDLQQFEKVKLYTDEVPAALYGTDPGRQVRKAEAKANGEFQNSVFKDIALPMYVVLVPQPDGAVKVLGLTEGKINDTGDFSKFLKDSLEKAKSKK, from the coding sequence ATGATGTCACGCTCCGCCCTCGTGCTGGTCGCGTTCGCACTGTGCGGCCTCTCCGCGCCGGTCTCCGCGCAACCGCTCGGTGACCCGTTCCCCAAAGACGGGTTCGCACCGCCCGCCGGCAAGCTCCCGGCGAAGTTCGCGAAGCTCGCGGACGTGAGCGTGAGTGTGACCCCGGCGAAGGTCAAGGCGGGCGAAACGGTTACCGTCAGGCTGACCGTCGCGCCGAAGGCCGGTGGCTACACCTACCCGGCCGCCCCCGAGGACGCAAAGCAGACCTCCCGGAACGAGATCGAACTGCCCGCGCCGGGTGACCTCATTTTCATCGACCCGGTGACCGACCCGGCCCTGAAATGGGAGACGAAACCGCGGGACGCGGACGCGCCGAACGGCCCGAAGGACCAGTACACCCACCAGGCCGTGACGTGGGCGTTCAAAGCCGTGGTCTCGCCAAAAGCGAAGAGCGGCGCGAAATCAATACCCCTCGACGGCGTCCGGCTCCAGGTGTGTGACGCGAAGAACTGCTACATCGTGGGTGGGGAGAAGCTCCCCCCGGTCGAGTTCCGTGTGGAAGAAGGCACATCGGACAAGGTGAACCCCGACGACCTCAAGCGGGCACAGGCGATAGTAAACGGCCCGCCGCCGGCGAACGCCGGCCCCGGGCAGGTCGAACCGCCGCCGGCGAGCGGATCGCCGGTCAAGACCGAGTCACGCAAAACGGCCAAATCGACGGAGGCCTACGCCGACGAGTTGAAAACCCTTGGGACCGCCATCGTTCCGGCCGACGAGGCCGGAACGAAACAGACCGGCCTGTGGGGGTTCATCGCGACGGCCGCGCTGTGGGGGCTGATCTCGCTCGTCACCCCGTGCGTGTTCCCGATGATCCCGATCACGGTCAGCATCTTCCTCAAGCAGGCGCACGGTTCGCTCCGCGAACGGCTCAAGCTCGCGGGCGTCTACAGCCTCACCATCATCTCGGTCCTCGGCGTGTCGGCGTTCGCGCTCCTGAAGTTCATGGCCGTCCTCAGCACGGACCCCGTCACCAACATCCTGCTCGGTGTGCTGTTCCTGGTGCTGGCCTTGAGCCTGTTCGGCATGTTCGAACTCGGGCTCCCGAACGTGCTCCAGAAGCGGTTACAGGCGAAACAGTCGCAGGGGGGGGTGGTCGGGACGATTTTCGGCGCGCTGGCGTTCACGGTCATCAGTTTCACGTGCGTGGCCCCGTTCCTCGGCGGGTTCGCGGGCATCTCGGCCGGGAGCGATGGGAGCGGCGGCGACATCGTGCTGCCGACCGCCCGGGAGATCGCCGGCGGGCTGGCGTTCGCCACCGCGTTCGCGGCCCCGTTCTTCGTGCTGGCGCTCGTGCCGGGGCTGATGAAGGCGCTGCCGCGGTCCGGCGGGTGGCTCGACAACGTGAAAGTGGTGATGGGGTTCCTCGAACTGGCCGCGGCGCTGAAGTTCCTCCGCACGGCCGAACTGCGTCTGTTGCCGGCGACGCAGTATTTCACTTACGACCTGGTCCTCAGCGGATGGGTCGCGATCAGCGGCGCGTGTGGGCTGTACCTGCTGAACGTGTTCCGGTTGCCGCACGACGAAGAGCGACCGAACATCGGCGTGCCGCGGCTCCTGTTCGCGCTGCTGTTCATCGGTCTGGCGCTGTACCTCGCGCCCGCGCTCCTGAAGGGTGCCGACGGCAAAGGGCAGCGCCCGGCCGGTGCGGTGTATGCCTGGGTCGAGGCGTTTCTTCTGCCGGAAGACGCTCCGGTCCTCGGTGCGAAGCAAGAAGACGTCTGGCGCACGGACCTGAAGGACGCGCTGGACGCGGCCCGCAAGAGCGGTCGGCCGGTGTTTCTGGACTTCACGGGCGTGACCTGCACGAACTGCAAGATCAACGAGCGCGACGTGTTCCCCCAGTCCGCGATCCGAGAGGATCTTCAGCAGTTCGAGAAGGTGAAACTCTACACCGACGAAGTCCCGGCCGCCCTTTACGGGACCGATCCCGGTAGGCAGGTCCGGAAGGCCGAGGCGAAGGCGAACGGAGAGTTCCAGAACAGCGTGTTCAAGGACATCGCGCTGCCGATGTATGTGGTACTCGTGCCGCAGCCGGACGGTGCGGTGAAAGTCCTCGGCTTGACCGAAGGGAAGATCAACGACACGGGCGATTTCTCCAAATTCCTAAAGGACTCGCTGGAAAAGGCGAAGTCGAAGAAGTGA
- a CDS encoding response regulator — MIAEQALAPSAARRVLVVEDLADSRQTLKDLLQVGVEQAEVDAAEDGVRALEMLSERPYSLVLTDLRMPKASGMRLLREIRERQLPCAVVIVTGHGGVREAVEAMRLGAYDFLTKPVDPQQLVHLVDRVLRERTAPIPPA, encoded by the coding sequence ATGATCGCAGAACAAGCTCTAGCCCCGTCGGCGGCCCGTCGCGTCCTCGTCGTCGAGGACCTCGCGGACTCGCGGCAGACACTCAAAGACCTTTTACAAGTCGGTGTGGAGCAAGCGGAGGTGGACGCCGCCGAGGACGGCGTGCGGGCACTGGAGATGCTGTCGGAGCGCCCGTACTCACTGGTTCTCACCGACCTGCGGATGCCGAAGGCCAGCGGCATGCGCCTGCTGCGCGAGATCCGGGAGCGCCAGTTGCCGTGCGCGGTCGTGATCGTCACCGGGCACGGCGGCGTGCGCGAAGCCGTGGAGGCGATGCGCCTGGGCGCCTACGACTTCCTCACCAAGCCCGTGGACCCGCAACAACTCGTCCACCTGGTGGACCGCGTGCTGCGCGAGCGGACCGCCCCGATCCCCCCGGCCTAA
- the miaA gene encoding tRNA (adenosine(37)-N6)-dimethylallyltransferase MiaA, which translates to MSALERALVLTGPTACGKTALALDLAERIGGEIVALDSMTVYRGMDIGTAKPTAAERARVPHHLIDVLDPWESLTVAWWLARAEAACTDAVARGKRPIFVGGTPFYLKALLHGLFDGPPGDGAVRTALEAEAARIGNAALHARLAAVDPKTAARLHPNDVRAWCGRSRFTRSPVSRSRTGSRRGTRPRSRSRRRPPPPPARVPAVVLELPRDALYDRINRRVSAMLDAGWLDEVRRLRELPHPLSREARQALGYRELLEHLEAGRDRAETADLIRTHTRQFAKRQLTWFRHLPALVPVPADAPDAIERVLKAWASQGG; encoded by the coding sequence ATGTCTGCCCTCGAACGTGCCCTCGTCCTGACCGGTCCGACGGCGTGCGGTAAAACGGCCCTCGCACTCGACCTCGCCGAACGCATCGGCGGCGAGATCGTCGCGCTCGACTCCATGACCGTCTACCGCGGCATGGACATCGGCACTGCGAAGCCCACCGCGGCCGAGCGCGCGCGGGTGCCGCACCACCTGATCGACGTCCTCGACCCGTGGGAGTCGCTCACCGTCGCGTGGTGGCTCGCGCGCGCGGAAGCCGCGTGCACGGACGCGGTCGCACGCGGGAAGCGGCCCATTTTCGTGGGCGGCACCCCGTTCTACCTCAAGGCGCTGTTGCACGGACTCTTCGACGGCCCGCCCGGGGACGGAGCGGTCCGCACCGCGCTGGAGGCCGAAGCCGCGCGGATCGGCAACGCCGCGCTGCACGCCCGGCTGGCCGCCGTCGATCCGAAGACCGCGGCCCGGCTGCACCCGAACGACGTGCGCGCGTGGTGCGGGCGCTCGAGGTTCACGCGCTCACCGGTAAGCCGATCTCGGACTGGCAGCAGACGTGGGACACGCCCGCGTTCGCGGAGTCGCCGGCGGCCGCCCCCGCCGCCGGCGCGCGTCCCCGCGGTGGTGCTGGAGCTCCCGCGCGACGCCCTCTACGACCGCATCAACCGCCGCGTGTCCGCGATGCTCGACGCCGGCTGGCTCGACGAGGTGCGCCGGTTGCGCGAGCTGCCGCACCCGCTCAGCCGCGAGGCCCGCCAGGCGCTCGGTTACCGCGAACTGCTCGAGCACCTGGAAGCCGGGCGGGACCGGGCCGAAACGGCGGACCTGATCCGCACGCACACGCGCCAGTTCGCGAAACGCCAGTTGACGTGGTTCCGCCACCTGCCCGCACTCGTGCCGGTCCCCGCGGACGCACCGGACGCGATCGAACGCGTGCTCAAAGCGTGGGCGAGCCAGGGCGGGTGA
- a CDS encoding formylglycine-generating enzyme family protein produces MRAKPAPDDPLSSVGSALNGPTSSALSGVSIFDSRAPGSGDSGPVSGRYTRPPGPVTTSLPANVALGRGRSAGMALNSIGMTFARIPAGVFMMGAHQDDDHRFVGDELPQHFVRINRPFFMSVFQVTQAEFERVTGRNPSYFNKDRKGGPSHPVESVSWFEAEQFCAQLSALPAEVTAARRYVLPTEAEWEYACRAGTRTAFWCGPRLTTDVANFTTGREKHNTTVSGGTQPVGQYRPNVWGLYDMHGNVEEWVHDWFDDKYYANTPVDDPTGPESGSSRVTRGGCWQSFATECRSAARSASPPERGLSRIGFRVVMLEKER; encoded by the coding sequence GTGCGCGCGAAGCCGGCTCCGGACGACCCGCTCAGTTCGGTGGGGAGCGCGCTCAACGGCCCGACGAGCAGCGCCCTGAGCGGGGTGTCCATATTCGATTCGCGGGCACCGGGTAGCGGGGACTCCGGACCGGTGTCCGGGCGCTACACGCGGCCGCCGGGGCCGGTCACCACCAGCCTGCCGGCGAACGTCGCGCTCGGGCGCGGGCGCAGCGCCGGGATGGCGCTCAACTCGATCGGCATGACGTTCGCGCGCATCCCGGCCGGGGTGTTCATGATGGGGGCCCACCAGGACGACGACCACCGCTTCGTGGGGGACGAACTGCCGCAGCACTTCGTCCGCATCAACCGCCCGTTCTTCATGTCAGTGTTTCAGGTCACGCAGGCCGAGTTCGAGCGGGTGACGGGGCGGAACCCGTCGTACTTTAACAAGGATCGCAAGGGCGGCCCGTCGCACCCGGTCGAGTCGGTGAGCTGGTTCGAAGCCGAACAGTTCTGCGCGCAGCTCAGCGCGCTCCCGGCGGAGGTGACCGCGGCGCGCCGGTACGTGCTGCCGACGGAGGCCGAGTGGGAGTACGCGTGCCGCGCCGGGACGCGGACGGCGTTCTGGTGCGGCCCCCGGCTGACCACGGACGTGGCGAACTTCACGACCGGGCGAGAGAAACACAACACGACGGTGAGCGGGGGCACCCAGCCGGTCGGCCAGTACCGGCCGAACGTCTGGGGCCTGTACGACATGCACGGGAACGTCGAAGAGTGGGTCCACGACTGGTTCGACGACAAGTATTACGCCAACACGCCGGTGGACGATCCGACCGGCCCCGAGAGCGGGAGTTCGCGAGTGACCCGCGGCGGGTGCTGGCAGTCGTTCGCGACGGAGTGCCGGTCGGCCGCCCGCAGCGCGAGCCCGCCGGAGCGCGGCCTGAGCCGGATCGGGTTCCGGGTGGTCATGCTCGAAAAGGAGCGGTGA